The following are from one region of the Thioflexithrix psekupsensis genome:
- a CDS encoding BrnT family toxin yields MQYDFEWDSQKAKSNFTKHCVSFERAITVFRDPSAISIPDEEHSETEERWVTLGLDSSGSVLLVCHTFKMESIALCKIRVISARKAEKSEIMQYNE; encoded by the coding sequence ATGCAATATGATTTTGAATGGGATTCTCAAAAAGCCAAAAGCAACTTTACCAAGCATTGTGTAAGCTTTGAACGTGCAATAACAGTTTTTCGTGATCCCAGCGCAATTTCAATACCTGATGAGGAACATAGCGAAACTGAGGAAAGATGGGTTACTCTCGGCTTGGATAGTTCTGGCAGCGTACTTTTAGTTTGCCATACATTTAAAATGGAAAGTATTGCCCTGTGTAAAATCAGAGTAATTTCAGCAAGAAAGGCTGAAAAATCAGAAATTATGCAATATAACGAGTGA